A window of Deferribacter autotrophicus genomic DNA:
TTCATAAAACTCAGTAGTAAGGAGTAAAATAACTTTACCAATATCATGCAGAATCCCTAATAGAAAAGCCTCACTGCTGTCAACATCTGTAACATGCTGACTTAACAGCCTTGCCATAATCGCAACACTGAGAGAATGTTCCCATATTTTATTGGCCAAATCCTTCTTCGGTTCGTTTTTATAAAAATAGCTTTTCATTGAAAGAGCAGCTAATAGACTTTTTAAATTTTTCTCACCTAATATAACAATAGCATGTCTTAAATCCTTTATCTCATCCCTTGGAGAAAAAATGGCAGAATTAGCCACTTTTAAAATCTCCGCCGTTAAAGCAACATCCTTTGATGCATAATACACTACTTCAGAGATAGAATAATCTTTAGAATTCATAACTGCCAAAATTTTACTGGCTATTTGAGGTAAAGGTGGAATATCTTTTACTTTTTCCAAAATTACTGAGCTATCGAACTTCATCATATAATTATATTTATAATTGTTTATTTTTTCAAGTAATTTTGGAGTTTGGATAAAATTATAACTACTTAAAAACTTTACAAAAATAAAACTCTTTACTTACAAAAAAGCTAAA
This region includes:
- a CDS encoding HDOD domain-containing protein, which encodes MKFDSSVILEKVKDIPPLPQIASKILAVMNSKDYSISEVVYYASKDVALTAEILKVANSAIFSPRDEIKDLRHAIVILGEKNLKSLLAALSMKSYFYKNEPKKDLANKIWEHSLSVAIMARLLSQHVTDVDSSEAFLLGILHDIGKVILLLTTEFYEEIVTIARKTNVNICEIESNLIGFNHAEIGGYVLKEWKLPRTYYEKVYYHHDVTEYNDKMIALLGVSNYLVNTKGIGLNLSDEVVFEKGMSILNLDNDTINGVVETFSEIYEMERKIFTGD